A region from the Pseudomonas sp. KU26590 genome encodes:
- a CDS encoding FAD/NAD(P)-binding protein, translating to MELSAALGEKLSPGSDKPAIRIGIVGCGSRGLTVLERICALAVNTARRIELNVFDPKPPGPGLHAVDQPEYLMLNTVASQISMFPDTAALDGHVGRQGPSFYEWCLRFKSAERNVQPNEYLPRSWLGEYLAWTYGEVIEGRPANVHVIHHPHAVDNIEHTDMGQFVLSTGELDCPVDWLAITIGHAQPSQGWNGKQPGSTSASLQPASVASVLSTEAVGIEGLGLSAMDVVASLTVGRAGHFRKLAGGLRYEPGGREPAIYMFSRSGLPYRTRPDIVPHRASNAALIFTLSAVASLRAENLGGLDFEQQVLPLIKAEMLAEYFGMIASQKGESTARIKAQIARAFYSDRLETVTAEMAAHFQALPLDEAVYNPRVSTLDAADYPQAMRAFIERDTAQSLLGLDSSPIKAAIEVWRSCREQLRRVVDNRGLTTYSGRVFFGEYAPHVNRMVAGPQKERHQELLALADAGIVHWVHHTQVIHSTEGAPTEVALARELAVPLQRVIKAHFSNAREIASLPKIIRTLKRSGVIHSLTENGEGVLVTSEGKAQPNLWITGPLVEGSTYYNHYVPSSGSYARAFVDADRIAREMLGLNVEVRAMV from the coding sequence ATGGAACTGAGCGCAGCGCTGGGCGAAAAGTTATCCCCAGGGTCGGATAAGCCCGCCATCAGGATCGGCATTGTCGGCTGCGGCTCACGCGGGCTGACGGTGCTTGAGCGGATCTGTGCGCTGGCGGTCAACACGGCCCGGCGCATCGAACTAAACGTATTTGACCCCAAGCCTCCGGGGCCAGGCTTGCATGCCGTCGACCAGCCTGAGTACCTGATGCTCAACACCGTCGCTTCGCAGATTTCGATGTTTCCGGACACGGCCGCCCTCGACGGACACGTGGGACGGCAAGGGCCAAGCTTTTACGAATGGTGCCTGCGTTTTAAATCGGCGGAACGCAACGTCCAGCCCAATGAATACCTGCCGCGCAGCTGGCTGGGGGAGTACCTGGCGTGGACCTATGGGGAGGTGATTGAAGGTCGGCCCGCAAACGTGCATGTCATTCATCATCCTCATGCTGTGGATAACATTGAGCACACCGACATGGGCCAGTTTGTTTTGTCCACAGGTGAGTTGGATTGTCCGGTGGACTGGCTGGCAATCACGATTGGGCATGCGCAACCGTCGCAGGGTTGGAATGGTAAACAACCCGGGTCAACCTCGGCTTCCTTACAACCTGCTTCAGTTGCTTCAGTGTTATCCACAGAAGCGGTTGGTATTGAAGGGCTGGGCCTGAGCGCGATGGATGTTGTCGCCAGTCTAACGGTCGGGCGCGCAGGCCATTTTCGCAAACTGGCGGGCGGTTTGCGCTATGAGCCTGGCGGACGCGAGCCAGCTATCTACATGTTCTCGCGTAGCGGTCTGCCGTACCGCACCCGGCCGGACATCGTGCCCCATCGTGCGTCGAATGCGGCACTGATTTTCACCCTGTCGGCCGTAGCAAGCCTGCGAGCGGAAAACCTTGGCGGTCTGGATTTCGAGCAGCAGGTCCTTCCGCTAATAAAAGCTGAAATGCTCGCGGAATACTTCGGGATGATTGCGTCCCAAAAAGGCGAGTCAACAGCACGGATCAAAGCGCAGATTGCGCGCGCTTTTTATTCAGACCGCCTTGAGACCGTGACGGCGGAAATGGCCGCGCATTTCCAGGCGCTGCCGTTGGATGAGGCTGTGTATAACCCGCGCGTTTCGACCTTGGACGCTGCGGATTATCCTCAGGCCATGCGCGCATTTATCGAGCGCGACACCGCGCAGAGCTTACTGGGCCTCGATTCGAGTCCGATTAAGGCTGCGATCGAAGTATGGAGAAGCTGCCGGGAACAACTGCGCCGGGTTGTGGATAACCGGGGGCTGACCACGTATTCAGGTCGCGTCTTCTTCGGAGAATACGCGCCCCACGTCAACCGAATGGTTGCAGGGCCGCAAAAGGAGCGTCATCAGGAACTGCTGGCCTTGGCCGACGCGGGAATTGTCCACTGGGTTCACCATACACAAGTTATCCACAGTACCGAGGGTGCGCCGACCGAAGTAGCTCTCGCGCGGGAGCTGGCGGTGCCATTACAAAGGGTGATCAAGGCTCACTTTAGCAATGCGCGTGAAATAGCGTCGCTACCAAAAATCATCCGCACCCTTAAGCGCAGTGGAGTTATCCACAGTCTGACCGAGAACGGTGAGGGGGTACTCGTGACCAGCGAAGGCAAAGCACAGCCCAATCTGTGGATAACCGGTCCTCTTGTCGAGGGCTCCACTTATTACAACCACTACGTCCCGTCCTCAGGCAGCTACGCTCGAGCTTTCGTCGACGCCGACCGAATCGCCCGCGAGATGTTGGGGTTGAATGTGGAAGTCAGGGCAATGGTTTGA
- a CDS encoding SPFH domain-containing protein → MTEQDAAHIERPVVNSPWLQASRLAFLGLYVVTLLAALGWAVSNVREIDPQNRAVVFRFGELDRVQNAGLLLAWPQPFEQVVLLPSADRVIERHVETLLRSPTALGADKITSFATPMSDALAGSGYLLTGDAGVVQLDVTAYYKVTDPRAFVLQGEHVLPGLDRLVNRSAVSLTAARDLDTILVARPELVGSDSQSAERRERLRGDLVQGINTRLGELTATGVGLGVEVVRVDVQSSLPAAAVNAFNAVLTASQQADQAVANARTDAEKLNQTANQQADRTLQVAHAQASERLAKAQTDTAAVTGLAQSIQNKSDPGLLLRIYRERVPSILKQAGSVTTVDPRDDSRLIIQGADK, encoded by the coding sequence ATGACTGAGCAAGACGCGGCGCACATCGAGCGGCCGGTGGTGAACAGTCCCTGGCTGCAGGCCAGCCGGCTGGCGTTTCTCGGGCTGTATGTCGTCACCCTGCTGGCGGCGCTCGGCTGGGCGGTCTCCAACGTGCGGGAAATCGATCCACAGAACCGGGCGGTGGTGTTTCGCTTTGGCGAGCTGGATCGCGTGCAAAACGCCGGTCTGCTGCTGGCCTGGCCGCAACCGTTCGAGCAGGTGGTGTTGTTGCCTTCCGCTGACCGCGTGATCGAGCGGCATGTCGAAACGCTGTTGCGCTCACCCACTGCGTTGGGCGCCGACAAGATCACCAGCTTCGCGACGCCGATGAGCGACGCGCTGGCAGGCTCGGGTTACCTGCTCACGGGCGACGCCGGTGTCGTACAGCTCGACGTGACGGCGTACTACAAAGTGACAGACCCACGAGCATTCGTGCTGCAAGGCGAGCACGTGCTGCCGGGGCTGGATCGTCTGGTCAACCGCAGCGCCGTCAGCCTAACGGCGGCGCGGGACCTGGACACCATTCTGGTGGCGCGTCCCGAGCTGGTGGGCTCCGACAGCCAGTCTGCCGAGCGGCGCGAACGTCTGCGTGGCGACTTGGTGCAGGGCATCAACACGCGGCTTGGCGAGCTGACCGCCACTGGCGTGGGTCTGGGCGTTGAAGTCGTGCGTGTCGACGTGCAGTCCAGTCTGCCGGCCGCTGCGGTGAATGCATTCAACGCGGTGCTGACTGCGAGTCAGCAAGCCGATCAGGCGGTGGCGAACGCGCGCACCGATGCCGAAAAACTCAATCAGACCGCCAATCAGCAGGCTGACCGCACACTGCAGGTCGCCCATGCCCAGGCGTCCGAACGGCTGGCCAAGGCGCAGACCGACACCGCGGCGGTGACGGGATTGGCGCAGTCGATCCAGAACAAGAGCGATCCCGGATTGCTGCTGCGGATCTACCGCGAGCGGGTGCCTTCCATCCTGAAACAGGCGGGTTCAGTGACCACGGTCGACCCCCGCGACGATTCCCGCCTGATCATTCAGGGAGCTGACAAATGA
- the sbnB gene encoding 2,3-diaminopropionate biosynthesis protein SbnB — MSDFHVIPGAVIKDILDSHAHDMVRRIEQVYLQHHDRQTLNPDSYFLRFPQQPANRIIALPAALEGEDAVAGIKWISSFPGNVAQQRPRASAVVILNDRETGYPYACLEGAQISAVRTAASAVSGAYWLNGQSRKAASVGFIGAGVIARNIARMLRVEGWDIGHAVVHDFDAASADALTGFIENADLCTARTGSLEQALAADLVIFATTAGEPYVKPPMAFRAGQVVLNISLRDIAPQLLLEANNLCDDIEHCMKANTSPHLAEQLTGGRAFMNGTLAGLIRGEVELDPGKPSIFSPFGLGVLDLALSKFIVDTALTESRGVAIDSFFGETLRWN; from the coding sequence ATGTCTGACTTTCACGTGATCCCCGGCGCTGTCATCAAAGACATCCTCGACAGTCATGCTCATGACATGGTCCGGCGCATCGAGCAGGTGTATCTCCAGCACCATGACCGCCAGACGCTCAACCCGGACAGCTACTTTCTGCGTTTTCCTCAACAACCTGCTAACCGGATCATCGCGCTGCCGGCGGCGCTGGAGGGAGAGGACGCCGTGGCCGGGATCAAGTGGATTTCCAGCTTTCCCGGCAATGTCGCGCAGCAGAGGCCGAGGGCGTCAGCGGTGGTGATCCTCAACGACCGCGAGACCGGCTATCCCTACGCGTGCCTGGAAGGCGCACAGATCAGCGCGGTGCGAACGGCCGCTTCGGCGGTGTCAGGCGCTTACTGGCTCAACGGTCAGTCGCGTAAGGCTGCGTCGGTAGGGTTTATCGGCGCAGGGGTGATTGCCCGCAACATCGCACGAATGCTCAGGGTGGAAGGGTGGGACATCGGCCACGCCGTTGTGCACGATTTCGACGCGGCGTCTGCGGACGCTCTGACGGGCTTTATCGAAAATGCCGACTTATGCACAGCCCGGACGGGTTCGCTGGAGCAAGCGCTGGCGGCAGATCTGGTGATCTTCGCCACCACGGCCGGTGAGCCGTACGTCAAACCACCCATGGCGTTTCGCGCCGGCCAGGTCGTGCTGAACATCTCGTTGCGGGACATCGCGCCGCAGTTGCTGCTGGAGGCCAACAACCTCTGCGACGACATCGAGCACTGCATGAAGGCCAATACGTCGCCGCATCTGGCGGAGCAATTAACCGGCGGCCGCGCGTTCATGAACGGCACGCTGGCCGGCCTTATCCGTGGCGAGGTCGAGCTTGACCCCGGGAAGCCGTCGATCTTCTCGCCGTTCGGCCTGGGCGTACTCGACCTGGCCCTGAGCAAATTCATCGTCGACACCGCGCTGACAGAATCCCGTGGCGTCGCCATTGACTCGTTCTTCGGAGAAACCCTGAGATGGAACTGA
- a CDS encoding glucan biosynthesis protein D has translation MNRRNLLKASMALAAYSALPASGLYAARALAAAADGDIEHFDFKSLQDSARQMAGKPYVSTKQNLPPTLANMTPQQFNAIKYDAGHSLWNDVKGQLDVHFFHVGAGFKTPVRMYSVDPATQQAREVHFRPELFNYEASRIDQSQLKGDLGFAGFKLFKAPEIAINDILSFLGASYFRAIDSNKQYGLSARGLAIDTYAHSPEEFPDFTQFWFEKPTKDATRFVVYALLDSPSATGAYRFDIDCQADRVVMDIDAHINARADIEQLGIATMTSMFSCGTHERRMCDTLHPEIHDSDRLAMWRGNGEWICRPLNNPAKIQFNAFADTDPKGFGLVQTDHDFKTYQDTVDWYHRRPSLWVEPTTAWGEGSIDLLELPTTGETLDNIVAFWNPKVPVKAGMSMNYGYKLYWSPLPPVSTPLAQVHATRSGMGGFIEGWAPGEHYPEVWARRFAVDFNGGGLDRLPEGSGIEPVVTVSHGKIQDFNVLVLPDIKGFRVTFDWYPTSDSVEPVEMRMFIKTGDRTLSETWLYQYFPPAPDKRRYT, from the coding sequence ATGAATCGCAGGAATCTCTTGAAAGCGTCCATGGCGCTGGCAGCCTATAGCGCGCTGCCTGCCTCAGGTCTTTATGCGGCACGCGCGCTGGCTGCGGCCGCCGATGGCGACATCGAACACTTTGACTTCAAGTCCTTGCAGGACAGCGCCAGACAGATGGCCGGCAAGCCTTACGTCAGTACCAAGCAGAACCTGCCGCCAACCTTGGCGAATATGACGCCTCAGCAGTTCAACGCGATCAAGTACGACGCCGGCCATTCACTGTGGAATGACGTGAAAGGCCAACTGGACGTGCATTTCTTCCACGTCGGCGCAGGGTTCAAGACGCCGGTGCGCATGTACAGCGTCGACCCGGCGACCCAGCAGGCGCGTGAAGTGCATTTCCGCCCTGAGCTGTTCAACTACGAAGCCAGTCGCATCGACCAGAGTCAGCTCAAGGGCGACCTGGGCTTTGCCGGATTCAAGCTGTTCAAAGCACCCGAGATTGCCATCAACGACATCCTGTCGTTCCTGGGCGCCAGTTACTTCCGCGCCATCGACAGCAACAAGCAATACGGCCTCTCCGCCCGGGGTCTGGCGATCGACACCTATGCCCACAGCCCTGAGGAATTCCCCGACTTCACGCAATTCTGGTTCGAGAAGCCAACCAAGGACGCCACACGTTTCGTCGTGTACGCACTGCTGGACTCCCCTAGTGCGACCGGCGCGTACCGCTTCGACATTGATTGCCAGGCTGACCGCGTGGTGATGGACATCGACGCGCACATCAATGCGCGGGCCGACATCGAGCAGTTGGGCATTGCGACCATGACCAGCATGTTCAGCTGCGGCACCCACGAACGCCGGATGTGCGACACCCTTCACCCGGAGATCCACGACTCCGACCGGCTGGCCATGTGGCGCGGCAATGGCGAATGGATCTGCCGCCCGCTCAACAATCCGGCCAAGATCCAGTTCAACGCCTTCGCTGACACAGACCCCAAAGGTTTCGGCCTGGTCCAGACCGACCACGACTTCAAGACCTATCAGGACACCGTGGACTGGTACCACCGCAGGCCGAGCCTGTGGGTCGAGCCGACGACGGCATGGGGCGAGGGCTCGATTGATCTGCTGGAACTGCCGACCACGGGCGAAACCCTGGATAACATCGTTGCGTTCTGGAACCCGAAAGTGCCGGTCAAAGCCGGCATGTCGATGAACTACGGCTACAAACTCTACTGGAGCCCGCTGCCTCCGGTCAGCACGCCACTGGCTCAAGTGCACGCCACGCGTTCAGGCATGGGTGGTTTCATCGAAGGCTGGGCACCGGGCGAGCACTACCCGGAAGTCTGGGCGCGGCGTTTTGCCGTAGACTTCAACGGTGGCGGGTTGGACCGATTGCCGGAAGGCTCGGGCATCGAGCCGGTGGTCACCGTGTCCCACGGCAAAATCCAGGATTTCAATGTGCTGGTGCTGCCGGACATCAAGGGTTTCCGCGTGACGTTCGATTGGTACCCGACCAGCGACTCCGTGGAGCCGGTGGAAATGCGCATGTTCATCAAAACCGGTGATCGCACGCTGAGTGAGACTTGGCTGTATCAGTATTTCCCGCCCGCACCGGACAAACGCCGCTACACCTGA
- the hflK gene encoding protease modulator HflK, with translation MRVDLDDECVAPASLPRFQRAVVQSRRLSRLTYLTGAMGVIGLVVSLFVDLFSPDSLWTAVLTNSAASLLVLAAALQSAHMVSQWRAGVIAPSSAAASDDEALLHGEEQGWYDRVLGRISGAGTSMVGQVGLPVFWLAGWALLSLISIGLIWNLALSGSNVGLAGNVVGGLLLLVGFALLVLERQFSNESEASWPEAEQLAQITRVAIGTLLVTAFCLFFSSADRVWPARLAVLIGLLPGLVAVELLIRALLSVFSPRNERLEPRLIASSFAAGLLRWPPRPLQALQNELHNRFGIDLRQIWAFTYMRRAFLPVLAVIVGLGWLLSGVHEIPMQGRGIYERFGKPVEVLEPGLHAGLPWPFGTVLAVENGVVHELATSVSEGAGAEQALDPAEGPPPAIANRLWDATHINDKSQVIASGSGDKQSFQIVNMDVRFVYRIGLTDEAALAATYNSADIPSLIRSTASRVLVHDFASRTLDELLGEQRNDLAADIGDAVQRDLKKLDSGVEILATVVESIHPPAGAANAYHAVQAAQISAQALIARERGAAADQANVAQLHASMAHDQAAATSREVMATAQGADLRFSAEQQGYAKAGQAFLLEQYFSQLTQGLTHAKLLVLDHRLGGTSAPTIDLRSFTLPVDPAASTQSADQPSAE, from the coding sequence ATGCGGGTTGATCTGGATGATGAGTGCGTTGCACCGGCGAGCCTGCCGCGGTTTCAGCGGGCGGTTGTGCAGTCGCGGCGTCTTTCACGGCTGACGTACCTGACAGGAGCGATGGGCGTTATCGGCCTGGTGGTGTCGCTTTTCGTCGACCTTTTTTCTCCCGACTCGCTGTGGACGGCGGTGCTGACCAACAGTGCCGCGAGCCTGCTCGTGCTGGCGGCGGCATTGCAGTCGGCACACATGGTCAGCCAGTGGCGCGCCGGCGTCATCGCACCGTCCTCTGCCGCTGCCTCTGACGATGAGGCGCTGCTTCATGGCGAAGAGCAGGGTTGGTACGACCGGGTGCTTGGACGCATCAGCGGCGCCGGCACCTCAATGGTCGGCCAGGTTGGGTTACCCGTATTCTGGCTGGCGGGCTGGGCGTTGCTGTCGCTGATCAGCATTGGCCTGATCTGGAACCTTGCGCTGTCGGGCAGCAATGTCGGCCTGGCCGGCAACGTGGTTGGCGGCCTGCTCCTGTTGGTCGGGTTTGCGCTGCTGGTGCTGGAGCGGCAATTCAGCAATGAGTCCGAGGCCAGTTGGCCTGAAGCCGAGCAGTTGGCGCAGATCACCCGGGTCGCCATCGGCACGCTGCTGGTCACGGCGTTCTGCCTGTTTTTCTCCTCCGCTGATCGCGTATGGCCCGCCCGGCTCGCGGTGTTGATCGGCCTCTTGCCGGGGCTGGTCGCCGTTGAGTTACTCATCCGCGCGCTCCTGTCCGTCTTCAGCCCGCGCAACGAACGCCTTGAACCGCGCCTGATTGCCAGCAGCTTCGCAGCCGGCCTATTGCGCTGGCCGCCGCGCCCCTTGCAGGCGCTGCAAAACGAGCTGCACAACCGCTTCGGCATCGACCTGCGGCAGATCTGGGCGTTTACCTACATGCGCCGCGCCTTTCTGCCGGTGCTGGCGGTCATCGTCGGCCTCGGCTGGTTGCTGAGCGGTGTTCACGAAATCCCCATGCAAGGCCGTGGCATTTACGAGCGCTTCGGCAAGCCGGTTGAAGTCCTGGAGCCGGGTCTGCATGCCGGTTTGCCCTGGCCTTTCGGAACGGTGCTGGCGGTGGAAAATGGCGTGGTCCACGAGCTTGCCACCAGCGTCTCTGAGGGCGCGGGTGCCGAGCAGGCCCTTGACCCTGCCGAAGGCCCGCCGCCCGCCATTGCCAACCGGTTGTGGGACGCCACACACATCAACGACAAGTCGCAAGTGATCGCCAGCGGCTCCGGTGATAAGCAGAGCTTCCAGATCGTCAACATGGACGTGCGCTTTGTATACCGCATCGGTTTGACGGACGAGGCCGCACTGGCCGCGACGTACAACAGCGCCGACATCCCCAGCCTGATTCGCAGCACCGCCAGCCGCGTGCTGGTGCACGACTTCGCCTCGCGCACCCTCGACGAACTGCTCGGTGAGCAGCGCAATGATCTGGCGGCTGACATCGGCGACGCCGTACAGCGCGACCTGAAAAAACTCGACAGCGGCGTAGAAATTCTCGCGACCGTGGTCGAATCGATTCATCCACCGGCGGGCGCGGCCAACGCCTATCACGCTGTCCAGGCCGCCCAGATCAGCGCCCAGGCACTGATTGCCCGGGAGCGTGGCGCGGCGGCCGATCAGGCCAATGTGGCGCAATTGCACGCCAGCATGGCCCACGATCAGGCTGCAGCCACCTCGCGCGAAGTCATGGCGACGGCGCAAGGTGCGGACTTGCGTTTCAGCGCCGAACAACAGGGCTACGCCAAAGCGGGCCAGGCCTTTCTGCTGGAGCAGTACTTCAGTCAGCTGACCCAGGGGCTGACCCACGCCAAGTTGCTGGTGCTGGATCATCGGCTCGGCGGCACCAGCGCGCCGACCATCGATCTGCGTTCTTTTACCCTCCCGGTCGACCCCGCAGCGTCGACTCAATCAGCTGACCAGCCCTCGGCTGAATAA
- the hflC gene encoding protease modulator HflC, translating to MSLFHSHDHHDHSGHDHSGHGHGGHHHGHHHGEASVPAVFPWRRAALAAVLIAFAVAAASLVQVRSGEATVITRFGNPARVLLDPGLSWRWPAPFEAAIPVDLRLRTTSSGLQDVGTRDGLRIIVQAYVAWQVQGDPDNVKRFMRAVQNQPDEAARQIRTFVGSALETTAASFDLSSLINTDANQVRIADFENQLRQQIDKQLLTTYGVRVLQVGVERLTLPSVTLNATVDRMRAERETIATERTAIGKREAAQIRSAAERDARIVEADATVKAADIEAQSRVEAAQIYGRAYAGSPQLYNLLRSLDTLGTVVGPSTKLILRTDAAPFRVLVDGPPTLDGKAGTQP from the coding sequence TTGAGTCTGTTTCATTCCCACGATCATCACGACCATTCCGGTCACGACCACAGTGGTCACGGTCATGGCGGCCATCATCACGGTCATCACCATGGCGAAGCCTCCGTTCCGGCCGTATTTCCGTGGCGTCGTGCCGCGCTGGCGGCGGTGCTGATTGCCTTCGCGGTCGCGGCGGCGAGTCTGGTACAGGTGCGTTCCGGGGAGGCGACGGTTATTACGCGCTTCGGCAATCCTGCCCGGGTGCTGCTCGATCCGGGTCTGAGCTGGCGCTGGCCGGCGCCATTCGAAGCGGCGATTCCCGTCGACCTGCGTTTGCGCACCACCTCAAGTGGCTTGCAGGACGTCGGTACCCGCGACGGCCTGCGCATCATCGTTCAGGCCTACGTGGCCTGGCAGGTGCAGGGCGATCCGGACAACGTGAAGCGCTTCATGCGCGCCGTGCAAAACCAGCCGGACGAAGCCGCGCGACAAATCCGCACCTTTGTCGGCTCGGCACTGGAAACCACCGCCGCCAGTTTTGATCTGTCGAGCCTGATCAACACCGACGCCAATCAGGTGCGCATCGCCGATTTCGAAAACCAGCTGCGTCAACAGATCGACAAGCAACTGCTGACCACCTATGGCGTCCGCGTCCTGCAAGTAGGTGTCGAACGTCTTACGTTGCCGTCGGTGACCCTCAACGCGACAGTCGACCGCATGCGCGCCGAGCGCGAAACCATTGCCACCGAGCGCACCGCCATCGGCAAACGCGAGGCGGCGCAGATCCGCTCTGCCGCCGAACGCGACGCGCGGATTGTCGAGGCCGACGCCACCGTGAAAGCCGCCGACATCGAGGCGCAATCCCGCGTCGAAGCGGCGCAGATTTACGGCCGCGCCTACGCCGGTTCGCCGCAGCTGTACAACTTGCTGCGCTCGCTCGACACCCTCGGTACCGTGGTGGGGCCGAGCACCAAACTGATTCTGCGCACCGATGCCGCGCCGTTCCGTGTGCTTGTAGACGGCCCGCCGACCCTGGATGGCAAGGCTGGAACCCAGCCATGA
- a CDS encoding substrate-binding periplasmic protein, which produces MLPVVGEPYVAGGAQSKPYAYEDKDGHLEGFSVDIARRVMKLANLDVNFVIYPVNRLQAMLRKGEIDINFADALIWNSSEEQRRYVFSKPYSTVKEHLYFLADHPARGQTIAQLEHLTIGMVRGYNYWALDPAIEERRLSRLETSQDEALIKLLQSRRVDAIAMVDDIFDEVTSAHDLDPGQFVQGARLSEAPLVFKLQPQYASWLPRINSAIDSLNTSGELERIRRQYLPGTQVGK; this is translated from the coding sequence ATGCTGCCAGTTGTCGGGGAGCCGTACGTCGCAGGCGGAGCTCAGTCGAAGCCCTATGCCTACGAAGACAAGGACGGTCACCTGGAAGGGTTCTCCGTCGACATCGCGCGACGCGTGATGAAACTGGCAAACCTTGACGTTAACTTCGTTATCTACCCGGTCAACCGCCTGCAGGCGATGCTGCGCAAGGGCGAGATCGATATCAACTTTGCTGACGCGCTGATCTGGAACAGCTCCGAAGAACAGCGTCGATACGTGTTCTCCAAACCCTATTCCACGGTCAAAGAGCACCTGTACTTTCTGGCCGACCACCCTGCCCGGGGCCAGACTATCGCGCAACTGGAGCACCTCACGATCGGCATGGTTCGGGGCTACAACTATTGGGCACTGGACCCGGCGATCGAGGAGCGCCGTCTGAGCCGGCTGGAAACCTCGCAAGACGAAGCGCTGATCAAGCTGCTCCAGAGCAGGCGCGTGGATGCCATCGCCATGGTCGACGACATCTTTGATGAAGTGACTTCAGCCCATGACCTGGATCCCGGCCAGTTCGTCCAGGGCGCACGACTCAGCGAAGCGCCGCTGGTGTTCAAGCTCCAGCCGCAATACGCCTCGTGGTTGCCGCGGATCAACAGCGCGATCGACAGCCTGAACACGTCGGGCGAGCTGGAACGCATTCGACGCCAGTATTTGCCGGGGACGCAGGTGGGGAAGTGA
- a CDS encoding O-antigen ligase family protein, with protein sequence MMSTSPVYVEKPSLLSFDKSTAIALVAISLMVVETFNGALRFYLDQVGISVLLYAPKVACLLFFALELRSFKAGPGVWLSLLVLFLSAGWAALNGAQLGNFAFALYGISPLLFGIACGDQIVRHKRLFMWAIAFCLLASLVGIALDRYISVPWKGYSYTVGGTELSANTAWTSEDMDRPAGFARMSSALAMIISVLSLYLMATLRSKLLGLLICVIGLAGVILTTSKAPVLAFIGGAGLLLIMRFRWTARAAIVVAVVLGMSLPFVAMMTDFDANKISASSSLASIYDRLINTWPNIIRTLMDEERTLTGVGFGLVGSAVAAFPVPGASIFMVSDSTVVYLWATFGLVGLFLYALHIPLFFILVDSVSRYGQALLVTSFCICIVSWTTDTLEVTLANMFLGMAIGHALVMKSRGRVRAPKPHELPTWTGLPGLS encoded by the coding sequence ATGATGTCGACTTCCCCCGTTTACGTTGAAAAACCTTCTTTGCTTTCCTTCGATAAATCCACGGCGATCGCGCTGGTTGCGATCAGCCTGATGGTCGTCGAGACCTTTAACGGGGCTCTGCGTTTCTATCTGGATCAGGTAGGGATTTCCGTATTGCTCTACGCCCCGAAGGTCGCGTGCCTGCTGTTCTTCGCATTGGAGCTGCGCAGCTTCAAAGCCGGGCCGGGCGTCTGGCTGAGCCTGCTGGTGCTGTTCCTTTCGGCGGGATGGGCAGCGCTCAATGGCGCGCAGCTCGGGAATTTCGCGTTTGCGCTGTACGGGATCAGCCCGCTGCTGTTCGGGATCGCATGCGGTGACCAGATTGTTCGCCACAAGCGCCTGTTCATGTGGGCGATTGCCTTCTGTCTGCTGGCATCGCTGGTCGGCATCGCTCTCGACCGGTATATCAGTGTGCCGTGGAAGGGCTACAGCTACACCGTCGGCGGCACTGAGCTGAGCGCCAACACCGCATGGACCTCAGAAGACATGGACCGCCCGGCCGGATTCGCGCGAATGTCCAGTGCTTTGGCCATGATCATCTCGGTTCTCAGCCTTTACCTGATGGCGACCTTGCGCTCGAAACTGCTCGGGTTGCTGATCTGCGTGATCGGCCTGGCCGGGGTGATATTGACCACCAGCAAGGCGCCAGTGCTGGCCTTCATTGGCGGTGCCGGTCTGCTACTGATCATGCGGTTTCGCTGGACGGCACGGGCGGCCATCGTTGTCGCGGTCGTACTGGGTATGTCGCTGCCCTTCGTGGCGATGATGACCGACTTCGATGCCAACAAAATCTCGGCCAGCAGTTCGCTCGCATCCATCTACGACCGGCTGATCAACACCTGGCCCAACATCATTCGCACGCTAATGGACGAGGAACGAACGCTGACCGGAGTGGGCTTCGGGCTGGTGGGCAGTGCCGTGGCCGCCTTCCCTGTTCCCGGCGCCAGCATTTTCATGGTTTCCGACAGCACTGTGGTTTACCTGTGGGCGACGTTTGGTCTGGTCGGGCTGTTTCTCTACGCCTTGCACATCCCGTTGTTTTTCATCCTGGTCGACAGTGTCAGCCGTTATGGCCAGGCGTTGCTGGTGACAAGTTTTTGCATCTGCATTGTCAGCTGGACGACCGATACCCTGGAGGTCACCCTCGCCAACATGTTCCTGGGCATGGCCATCGGGCATGCTCTGGTCATGAAATCGCGAGGTAGAGTGCGGGCCCCAAAGCCCCATGAGTTGCCCACGTGGACCGGCCTGCCGGGCCTGAGTTGA